A section of the Ovis canadensis isolate MfBH-ARS-UI-01 breed Bighorn chromosome 1, ARS-UI_OviCan_v2, whole genome shotgun sequence genome encodes:
- the LOC138429946 gene encoding small ribosomal subunit protein uS8-like: MVYMNVLANALKSISNAKKRGKHQVLIRPCSKVIISFLTVMMKHGYIGKFEITDDHRAGKTVVNLTGRLNKCGVISPRYDVQLKDLEKWQNNLLASCQFGFIVLTTLAGITDSEEARQKHTGGKILGFFF, from the coding sequence ATGGTGTACATGAATGTCCTGGCTAATGCTCTCAAAAGTATCAGCAATGCCAAAAAGAGAGGCAAACACCAGGTTCTTATTAGACCATGCTCCAAAGTCATCATCAGCTTTCTAACTGTAATGATGAAGCATGGCTACATTGGCAAATTTGAAATCACTGATGATCACAGGGCTGGGAAAACTGTTGTGAACCTCACAGGCAGGTTAAATAAGTGTGGAGTGATCAGTCCCAGATATGATGTGCAACTcaaagatctagaaaaatggcagaatAACCTGCTTGCATCCTGTCAGTTTGGTTTCATTGTACTGACAACCTTAGCTGGCATCACGGACAGTGAAGAAGCAAGACAAAAACACACAGGAGGGAAAATCCTTGGATTCTTTTTCTAG